A region of the Vibrio rumoiensis genome:
CACATTCACCACGAAATAGACCGACTTCTAAACGCTCTAATTGATGTAAATTGAGTAATTCTTGTAATTGTTTGCTCATCAGACCTCCATATTGTATTGTCCAATTATTAGCTTGTGAGCTTCATATTACAAGGCTACTTGATATTTACATCAATAAAATTTACTAAGGAAGAACATGAAAAAGTCATTATTGTTGATTTCATCAATTGTTATGGGGGCGGCAATGACAGGTTGCACAACGAACAATGCGGATACGTCTGCTGTGGCTATGCAAAGTACTAATGAGGCTGTTAACCTTCAAAGTATCACTGGGAGCGTACTTTATCGTGAACGTATAGCTTTGCCTGATACAGCGGTTGTTTCGGTGACATTAGAAGATGTGTCATTAGCGGATAAAGCGGCAGAAGTGATCGCGACAGACTCATTTGTTACTGGCGGAAAGCAAGTACCATTTGAATTTAAGCTTGATTACGATGCGAGTAAAATCGTGCCAAACCATCGATATAACGTAAGAGCAAAAATTGCCGTTGATGGAAAATTACGTTTTACAACGGATACTTTTACACCAGTAATTACCGATGCAAATAAAACCCAAAAGGTTCAATTGATGATGATCGGTGTACGTTAATTATTGCTGAAAACACAATATCTGTAGGTAATCGTTAAGATTGCCACAGATATTTTTTTAAATTAATTCTACCACTACTACTCACGTCAACACCTTCCATTAATAACTTGGCTTTTTGTCGCTCCATATCATTTCCTTTTAATGAAATCTTACCTTGGCTGTTGATGACTCTATACCAAGGTAATTTAGAACCTTCTGGTAAGTTCGCCAGTAAACGGCCAACATGGCGTGCATAGCCCGGATAACCTGCAGCCTTTGCAATCATGCCGTAAGTACTCACTTTTCCGTATGGAACCTGATTTAAAGTATAAAAAATGTGTTCTTCAAATGATGTCATGATCTGAAATATTTACCGTAATTAAAGAGCGCATATAGAAATAAAAACTTAAAATTTTAATGGCTAATGGCTAATGGCTAATGGCTAATGGTTTTCGACTCACTTTATTATGTTTATGTTATAAGTTAAGGCGCATTAAATAGATTTAGCGAAAGGTCGAATCGATAATCATCATCTGCCTGAATCGTATTTGCGAGTAAATAATGTCATTGATCAACTTATATGTCTAAAACTGTGCAAAAGTTGGATATGCTTTTTTTTACTCTATATAATTTATCGTCTAAATTATGGTTTCAATATGTTTCGACAAGGAATCGTTGGGCATAAAGTACGCTTAATACGTGGTGAATCCTTTGTTACTTGCTCTGCTGGTTGGTTGTTCTTTTTTCCTTTCAATGTTTCCTGCTCACGTCAATGCAGAAAATATCACGCCGCATCATGAAAAATCTTACCAAGTAGCTTTGGTGAAAGATGACATCGGAAGCAAAATTGTTTTCGATGAACTTGCTAAGCATTTTCAACTTAAAGTGAATTATATCTATTACGACCAGTTCAGTGGTATTTTGGATGCGCTAAAAAATAATACGACCGATTTCGCCCCGAATGTGACTTATTCTCAGGAGCGTGAAAAATACTTTGATATTTCACCACCGACGAATATGGAATATACCTATCTGTATACGCTTCCCAAGTTTTCAATGAATAAATCTTTAAGTAAAGTTCATTCTATTGCCGTTGCAGATAACTTGATTTTTGAGCAATTTCTCAAAGAGCATTATCCTCAGATTAAGGTGGTCAGTTTTTCCAATTACCCACAAGCTTTGAATATGCTAAATAAAGGCGAAGTGGATGGGGTGATTGATGGCATTTCGAAATTAAAACGATTTCTTAATGATGGCATCAGCGCTCAAATGTTGAATTCAGTCTTGCCGATTCAGCCTGTGGGGATTGCGACGGGTAAAGGTCAAAACGCGGCCTTATTAAATGCGATGGTTGATTACCTGCATACACCGGAGATGCAAAAAACACTTCGCCAAATAACGGAAGCTTATCAGTATGAGTATCAATTAGGCGCATTGAGAAAGAGGGTGGCTCGTACCGGAGTCGACACCACGACAACGTTGAAGGTAAAGCTCGAAAATGTCACCGTATTATCGAAATACCAAGCGGATGGAAAGCCTCAAGGGGTGGCCGTCGATGTATTAAATAAAAGCTGTCAAATTTTAGGGTTTTATTGCGAGATTGTCAGTCAGCCAGGGGATCAGTGGACCGGCATGTTATCTGATTTGCTGAATAATAAAATTGATGTGCTAGGACCGATGGTGATCTCGAATAATCGAAAAGACAGTATGTACTTTAGCCAGCCTTTCTTTGATACCGAAAGCGTGGTGGTAAAGCGAACAGGTTATAAAGAAGGTATCTATAAAAGCCTATCGGAAATGGTCATAGAAAAAATCAGTGTGGTTCGTGGTGACTATTATGATCAACTGTTGACCAATTTGCTGCCGGGTAAAAAATTATACCGTATGGAAACGCGTGAAGATCAAATCCAAGCCTTGAAAGAAGGTAAAGTGGATTATGTTATTTTAAATCGACCAAACTATATCCAGATGTTGGTTGAAAATACGGCGGACTTTTCAACGGAAGAAGATGCCGATATTGGCGTGTTTCAAAAAACACCATTGGGCTTTGCTTTTCCAAAAACAGACAAAGGTCAGCAGTTAGCGGAATTATTTAGTGCGGCTCAAAGCTTGATTGATCGCTCGGCAATCATTCAGCACTATTATGTGCAACCAAACTGGCGCTCTATTTTACAAAAAGAACAAAGAACCAATTACATTGTGTGGTCAGTGTTTACTTTGAGTATTGTGTTCATGCTAGTGGTCATTGGTTTTGTTTATCGTCAAGCCATTACGGATAATTTAACGCAACTGAAAAACCGCCGCGCACTGTATCAAAAATATGCCAGCGGGATTCCGACGCGAATAACATTGGTTTATCTCGATGTGAATAAATTTAAAGTGATCAATGACACTTATGGACACAATGCTGGTGACGCCGTATTACAGCAGTTAGCAGAGCTTATTTTACAACATTGGCCTGGCGCAGCATTCCGTCTTGGTGGCGATGAGTTTGTCTTGGTGGGTGAACTGTCTGATAGAAAACTTCAATCAGTACTCAATGAACTACAAAGCTTTACCGTTGATATTGATGGTCAAGTCTTTATTGATGTGACGACGTCGTGTGGGGTTTCTCGCTTCCGTGAAAAAATGATGGAAATTGATGACGTCTTACATCTAGCCGATAAAGAAATGTACATGGCTAAGGCTAACTTCTCATCATAATAAAGATAACTGATGAAATGTTAAGCAAACAAGCAAGCAATGACACTTTCACCTTGCATTGCTACTCGTGATTCGACATAATCAGCGCACTCCAGTTACTTAGGCATCCTAAGTTTGAGTGGCTGAGATACAAAATCAATGGAGGCCCTGGTCCTCCCGCAATACTAGTTCGTGAACTTGGTCAGGCCCGGAAGGGAGCAGCCACAGCGAATGACGTGTGTGCCGGGATGTGGCTGGGGCTTCCACCTATCTAGCGTTTGTAAAAATCCTGCAAAACCCCAATTCCTAAAATCAAAAGCCTATACCTCAAAACTACTTTATTGCCGAACGACCATTCATTCTATTTTTTGCTTGTATCATGACTAGTATAATCCGGCTGTCTCATTAGTTATTCCATCTAGCAATCGCTCCTGTGTTGAAACAAGATCATGCTTATTCAATGTGATGAGTGTTATCGCTTACCTAGCCAAAGCCGTGAAACAACTTCCTTTCTTTACCAATGAAAAAATACTTGCCATCAAGGCTTTACTACCTTCAAGTGCGTTATTTCAGAAACGAGGTACGAGTTATCCGAAATCTATTACACTAATAACACTTACGTGAAAGCGAGACCCCATATCTTCTTCACTTAGGTTCATGTGCGGGGTGACGGTGGGGAGATTAACGCATTGATGCCCTAAAGTAGTTTGGAGTAACCAACCCCATCCAGCTTCCCCTTATATCGACCTCTGCTGCCAAGAGGCTTCATCTACCAAGGGGAAGAGCTAATCTTTGGCGCTGTTATTCTCATGTTAACTAAGATTAATCACATACATATTGAATATATACAGCGAAACAACAAGCGATCACCAATAACTCCCTTTTCTAGATAGTGCTTATCAAATAAGGTTATAACTAATTGTTAATTAATGATGTTTTTATTGTCGGTGCATTCATCACTGTAACAATTGGTTCGCTAAATCTAGCTCTCGCTTTCTACGTCACATAAAATCGGCTAATTGCTTTTAAAAATGCATCATTAGAGTACTTTATGGTGTTAAATGAATTGATTAGCAGTGAACGTGTGGGAAAAATCTTTGGGTTTATCCGAGTTTCTTGCTAATACACTGTTATGTGTTTTATCAAGTATGGAGCGAACTATTGTACATAATCCCCATTAGCGAATTAGAGAAGGGCGATATTCTTCTTACAAGTGAAAATTCGGCAACTAGCAAAGTTGTAAGAAAATCGACTGGAAGTGATTTCTCACATGCAATTCTTTATGTAGGTTCTGGTAGCTATATACATTCTGATGCTAACGGTGTTCATTCAGGTAATCTGCAAAGGCTTCTGTTTGAAGCACCTGAAAACGTGACTGTTTTGAGGGTCAAATGTGATAAAGAAACAGTAAACCAAGCATGTATTTTCTCGAGATCGAAGATAGGAACTACGTACTCTGTAAAAAGTGCAGTCAATGTAAAGCTAAAGCTGAAGGCAAGTAAGAAGGAAAATGAGAATAGGCAGTTTTGCTCTAGGCTTGTAGCACAAGCATACGAATATGCTGGCGTTAAGTTAGTAGATACTGCATCTTTTTGTACGCCTCAGGAAATTCTCGAATCTCAATGTATTCAAGAGGTTCCAGGGAAAGCAAGAAAAGCCACAAATGAAGAAATCAGCTTTGCGAACAGTGAAAATCCGATTGAGAAGCAGTCATATATAACAAATGAAATTCTTTCAAAAGTTAGAAAGCTAACTAAAAAAGATATTCAGACTCTTGATCAAATTACACAGCATGTAATTGAGAATCCAGTGCATGACCAGCAAATATCCAAAATCTATAGAGATTCAGGATATTTAACAATGTGGGAGTACGAGATCAAAAAAAATGCATGGCGTTATGATGGGCGAATATTTATAAATGTCCCTTTGCCGATTGATGAGTTGATTGAGATGGCAAGATTTGAGAGAGACTGCGCCCATGAGAGGCTTGCGGTTTACAAGGGAAATTTTGAACAATATTTTTATCTCAACGAGATTCACAAACTGGAGTATTCTTCCATACATTTTGATTTATATAAGAAACTCGTTGAGAACACATTGGACAATATTAATGCCGCAGAGTATGTGCTAGAAAACACCTAACAAACGCATGTTGCCGGACTGTTTTTCCGCTGCGCTACAAACCAGCCGCAAATGCGGGCGTTATGTTTTTCGGGAGGATATATGGAAGTTTCGCTGTATGGTGCAAAAGGCTCGAATAGCTCTGAAAGGGTGGAGTGGGTACTCAATTTTAAGGGTATACATTACGATAGAATTGAGATCGGCTCTGACGAACTAACGACAACATACCTAGATATAAATCCTTTTGGCTATGTTCCATCTCTTTGTATCGATGGTTCGGTTTTTTCTGAATCAATGGCAATTATTGAGTATTTGGAAGAACGATTTCCTATCCCAGGCTTATTTGGCAAAAGTCTCAATGAAAAAACGCGCATTCGCAGAGTTTGTGAGTACGTAAACTCCAGTATTCACTCTCCCCAAAACAGAACAGTATTAAGGTTCATGCGTCCAGAGTTAGATGAGACGTCAAAGCGCGAACTTCGTGGTGACTGGATTATGCGGTGCTTAGAAAAGTTAAGTACATCGATCTGTTGTGAGTCAGGATTTGCAGTGGGTAACGACTTTAGCGTAGCCGATATATTTGTGGCTTCAATCTACAAAAAAGCGTTGCAACATGGCTGTGTGAGAAACGGCTTTTACGACAAGCATTTGATGTACATAAGGGCAAATGACAGTATTGTGGTTTCCGAACCACAAGCATAACAAACGTTTAAGGTGCCAATATATTTTTTCCTATCCGAAATTATGCCACTAAGTGATTTGAGCTAAGAGGCCTCTGTCCATGAAAACCTTAACTTCAATTAAATAGAGACTAGTGCTTATACCTAAAGGTATTACTATCATCAATAATTTCTATTTTGACGGGGACAGTTCCTTTCTTGATGTTGCCGATTTGTGTAAATGCTTGATAAGAAAGATCAATAACTCGGCCTTTTACATAGGGGCCTCTATCGTTAATTTTCACATCGACAGACTTATTATTGACCGTATTGGTTACCCTAACGATAGTCCCAAATGGCAAGCTTTTATGAGCTGAAGTGTAAGCATTCATATTATACGTTTCACCACTTGCCGTCAGTTTCCCATGGAACCTGTTGCCATACCACGAGGCTTGGCCAATAAGAGCATGTGAGTGGGTATACTCCTTGGTTTTAGAGCCGCCGATTGCCGAAGTTGAGGTGCATCCGGTTAGTATCACAAGAACGAGAGCGGTAAAAAGAATACTCAGTTTTTGCAAGTGATCTGGATAATTGATTATTTTCATATTCATCTGTTTTTGTCGTGGTTGACTCAGCAACATCGAATTAAGCATTGTCACTTCTTAGTCAAATATATCGTCGATATGGTTGTTCAATATTTCCATTAGACACACTTTTTTCAGTCATATTCATGAAAGATTTTGTTATTGATAACGTCAAGTTTAATGATGACTTAGCAGGTTAGATCCTGTGGCTACAGTGAGAGCAGGCATAGTTGGTATTATTGGTTTACAAAAAGGGGGAGCTAAATAGCTAAAGAAAAGCACCGATAAGCGATACAATGCTCGAGTTGCAAGATCGCAGCATGGAATACTCACTCACAGAAAATCTCAAAGTAACCCTATATGTCTAAAGATTTTGATTTCACTACCGAATACACCCTCAATAAACCTTTTTTTGAAGAGTGCTATGACCAAACAAGTCGACCTTCTACGTTTCCTAAATCCTATTTAAAAGCGATGTTTTTTCTCGTTTTTGGGGTGATTGTCGTTAAATTGGATTTATTACCTAACAGTTACCTTGGTTGGTTCTTTATTACATTGAGTATTATTGAAGTACTTAGTGTTTATTTTAAGAGAGCCTGGTGGGTGTGGCGACAAACCTACAGCACAGGTTCTGATAGTAAAGTGATATTTCAAGTCGATGCAAATGGTGTGCGTTATGAAAGCGCTGCAAATAGTCGTAGCATAGCTTGGGATGACATCGACCAAGTCCAACAAAGTGATTTAGGCTTTATTTTTCATATAGGTAAACAGCGCCAATATATCAGCAAATCTTGCTTAAATGATGAGGCAATCGCATTTATTGCCGAGCAGAACAACGTATCCTCATCTCTTTAAAGAGTCATTCCCATCTAAAAATCGGCATGAGGTCGGTACTTGTTTTTCGTTATCTTTGCGCGATTCATCTAACTGCATATGCTGGCCATTAAAAACCAGTACTAAGAAATACTGGTTTTTATGGTGGCAGGCTAAAAGTGATTATTGAGTTGAATTAGCTCCATCGGCTTTAGCGCTCAGCATTAGCATTAACTTTCCATCTTTAATAAAAGCATTCTCAGGTGAAAATGTCACAAGGTTACCCGGGAAGCCCCAATCACCTTTTGCCCAGCGCTTGTTATCAAAAGTTGTGAAGTCATCACGCCATGCAAGTTTGTAACTGCCGTCAGGTTCATATTGATAGTATTCAATCCAATCGATCACTTGGTAAGCGGGAAGTGATGCAGGGTCAAATTTTCCTACCCAACCAATCGCCTCGGAAATCCATACATTCATTCGATAGGTTTGAGGGGTATCGCGCATATCAATGACTTGTTGAGATTTTTCAGCGGTTTCTTTGTGAATCAAGGTGTTATCAACTTGCCAGCTAATATAATTTGGCGTCCACTCTAAAGTATAAGTATGAAAGTCGGTTAAGTTCGCGACAGCGTGTTTGTTTTCAGAATGAATCCTTTTATCTAAAGTGCCAGTTATTAAATTTGTCTGTAATACGTCCGGTTTAATGCCGATCGCTTCAATATCGATCTCACGCCATGGTCGACCTTCGCCTTGCCAAGACTGGTTATCATAGGTGAAGAAAGACGATACGGTTCCAGGTTTGGATAGTAATTTCATTTTAATCACAAATTTACCGAAATGAACCGTATCTAAACTGTATATTTCTGCTCCGTATAAAGGCACTGCACTTGTATTTTTGTCACCATTTTTGGTTAAAGTATCTTGGTTTACTTCTTGGGCATGCAGGTTAAAAGCGGCAAAGAGAATGAATAGCCAATATTTCATATTTTTATCCTTAAAAGTGGGTTGTTGATAAAGAAAGGATGTTTCAGGGGTAAAGTTAAGACCGCCGCTCATGCTGTGCTGTTCTATCAATAAGCTGGAATGAATAGAAGGCTCAACCGTTGAGTGGTTCTTTGGTTGTGGTCGTATGGCAGTGTAAATGGAAGAGGCTAGAAGAGTAGAGAGTGCGATCACAGGAAGATACCTTGAGCTCGGCTATGAAATGCATGGAGAGTGTTGTTTGTTTTATTTTTCTTTATTTTACAAATTGTTAAATGTCATTTTTGATGGTAGATACGCTAAATCATTATCTTGAGTTTCATAAGAACAAGTGATTTTGCGCACGTTAGTGTGAGTTTTTCGATTTGCTCCTAGCGATTATGTCTTTAGTTTTATCTGAACTATCTTTGTTAGGTTGAATTCATTAGGAGGAATAGGCTCATGTCCTACGTTGATGGTTTTGTGGTCGCCGTACCGACTGAAAATAAAGAAAAATATATTAAACATGCCACGCTTGCTGCTGAGATGTTTAAATATTTTGGAGCATTACAGGTTGTTGAAGCTTGGGGTGAAGAAGTTCCAGAAGGCGAAGTGACTTCATTCCCTATGGCTGTTAAGGCTAAGCAAGATGAAACGATTGTCTTTTCATGGGTGGTATGGCCATCAAAAGAGAGTCGAAATGCTGGTTGGCAGAAAATGATGAATGACCCAAGAATGGATCCTGAAAATAATCCCATGCCATTTGATGGTAAGCGTTTAATTTATGGTGGCTTTAATATGATTGTTGATCTATGAAAAATGCAACCCAATGACAACGCGATGCCATTGGGTTAGCTTGTAAGGACATCGTTTTTAAAGCTATTGTCCCCATACCTCTTCAGCTATATCGACGACATGTTTTAGTTTGTTCCACTGATCTTGTTCACTAAGAAGGTTACCTTCTTCGGTTGAAGCAAATCCGCATTGTGGGCTAAGACGCAGTTGAGCTAAATCTAAATATTGCGATGCTTCTTCAATACGTTTTTTGATCAATGCTTTTGGCTCTAATTCCGGTGTTTTGGAGGTAACCAAACCAAGCGTGACAAATAAATCTTTTCTCTGTACGTATTTCAATGGTTCGAATCCACCAGAACGTTCATCGTCAAATTCAAGAAATAGACCGTCTACCTTTAACTCGCCAAAGATGGTTTCCGCAGCAGCATCATATCCACCAGAACCAAAATAGGTTGAGCGGAAATTGCCGCGACAAATATGCATAGTGATGAGCATATCACTCGGTTTATTTTTGATGGATTCATTAATCAGTCGAGTGAAGATATCTAAGGTTTGTTCAACGGTATAACCTAATTCTTCTAATCCATTGATGCCTGTTTCAGAGAAAAATAGGGCCCAGGCAGTATCATCAAGCTGTAAGTAGCGGCAGCCAAGATCATAGAAAGATTGGATAGCCTCTTGGTAGGCCTGAATAAGGTCAGATAGGTAGGCTTCTAGATTGTTTTGATAGCAGGAGGCTTCATTTTTTCCACGTAAGAAAAGCATGTTTGGGCTTGGTATTGTTTGTTTAGCAATATGGTTTTTGTTATCAACCAATGAGTTTAAAAACTCAAAATCTTGTAAAAACGGATGAGTTTGAGAAAAGCGAATTTTATCGGTCACTTTGATGCTATGTACTTTTGGTTTTGTACCTTTAAAAGGTAAAGGCGAATCAGGTTCATAACCAATGACACCGTTTAATCCTTCGAGAAAATCAAAGTGCCACCAAGCGCGAGAGTATTCACCATCGGTAATGGCTTTAAGGCCGGAGTCTTTTTGTTTTTGTACATGTGACTTTATTTCTTCTTGCTGGATTGCGCGCAATTGCTGTTCGGAGATTTCACCATTTTGCTTTTGTAGACGAGCGACTTTTAGCGCTTCACTGCGTAATAAACTTCCGACTTGATCGGAGAAAAAGGGAGTGAGAGTGGGGTTGATTTGAATGCTGTTATCGACTGCCATGATTCTATCCTTAAATAAAAGACGTTAAACCGTCTAGATGGCTAAATACTCTGCTTGTATGGACATTTGTTCAATCGCAGTTTACTCATGATCGACATGAATTTTTTTCATCATGATGATTTTGGTTGGCTATAATCGATGGATTCACTCGTCGGAGAATAATGGATGATAATAACGATTAAACCCGCTCAATTAGAGCAAGCGAGCAATTTGGCGAAATTGAGCCGCCAACTCGGTTATGAGGTCACCGAGCAACAAACAGCAGAGTGGTTAAGCGACCTATTAAAGTCAGAAATTCATCAGGTTTTTGTGGCTGTGGCCGAACAACAGCAGGTGTGTGGTTGGCTGGTGGTTGAAAAACGCATTTCATTAGAAGCTGGTTATAAAGCGGAAATTACCGGCTTGGTTGTCGGGGAAGGGTTTCGTCGTTTAGGTGTGGCAAAACAACTGGTTCGCTCTGCTGCCGAATGGGCAATAACGATGGGGCTATCGAGGATGGTTGTACGCTCTAATGCACAACGTGAAAGCTCTCATCAGTTTTATCAAAGCATTGGCTTTTGCTATACCAAGACGGCTCATAATTACCAATTCCTTTTATCGTGAAGACTGAATACCAGTAATTAATTATGAATTAGCGTACAATTGCCATATTGCCTTAACTGAAGATCTTCATGACCATTCCAATTAAAGATGTTACCCCGCCCAAAGAAGTCACTTGTTCGAATTGCCAAGCCTGTTGCTGTCGATTAGAAGTGATGATCATTAGTGAGACGGGAGTGCCAGAAGAGCATATTTCATTTGATCAATGGGGGGGTGAGACCATGCGCCGTTTAGAAGATGGCTGGTGCTCGGCGTTAGACCGCGAAACCTTTATGTGCACCATTTACGAAAACCGTCCGTGGATTTGTCGCGAGTTCGAAATGGCGTCGTATGAATGTAAAGATCAGCGAATCGCAGTGATGGGGGAGTAATCGTCCCTAGTTCATAGTTTTTGGGAAGCGCTAACTTGCGATCGCTTTTGCTTTTACACCAAATTTTTAACACACCACTCGAGGCTTTTGAGTAAACCTGCCTGTTTGTCGCTTAGTTGCTTGGCTTATTCACTTTTGTATTTATGCAGTAAATCCCACGGGATGTGGCATAAATAATGATTTTCAGGGTGATGGGTTAGGTGGTGCTGATGTTCGTCATCACTCGCAATGTAATGGGTGAGCGGCAGCACTTCGATTTTGATTTTGTCGGCATCTTGACGTTGTAAAATATAGCGCTTGGCTTCAATAAGGTGTTGTTCATTTAAGCTATAAACACCAGTGCGATATTTTAATCCGACATCTGGCCCTTGTTTGTTGACGCTGTATGGGTCAATGATTTCAAACAGGGCATCCATGATCTGAGAAACCGTGATCTGGTCAGGTTCAAAACGTACTCGTACACATTCAGCATACCCGTCATAGTCTGATTGGGTCGATTGACTGTGGCCATTCGCCCGTCCTGCTTGGGTATCCACGACTCCCGGCACGTATTTAATGAATTCTTGTACGCCCCAGAGACACCCGCCCGCTAAATAAATTTCTTCCATTTTTTTCTACTTAATTGGTATGTTGCGAGAACTTTAGCATCTTCATAATTCTATGGGAATGCGATTGGTTTGATCTCAATATCAACATCACTCCTTTGTTCGTTGTTTTTGCCACTGGCTGGGGGATAGACCTGTCCATTGTTTGAAATGGCGACTGAACACTGCAATGTCGACATAACCAAGTTGTAGGGCGAGTTCGGTAATGGTGTATTTGCCATGCAGAAGTTGGTGCTTGGCGATATCTTGTCGAGTTTGCAGGAGTAAGGTTCGATAATTTTGTCCTCG
Encoded here:
- a CDS encoding peptide-methionine (S)-S-oxide reductase, whose translation is MEEIYLAGGCLWGVQEFIKYVPGVVDTQAGRANGHSQSTQSDYDGYAECVRVRFEPDQITVSQIMDALFEIIDPYSVNKQGPDVGLKYRTGVYSLNEQHLIEAKRYILQRQDADKIKIEVLPLTHYIASDDEHQHHLTHHPENHYLCHIPWDLLHKYKSE